A stretch of DNA from Elephas maximus indicus isolate mEleMax1 chromosome 21, mEleMax1 primary haplotype, whole genome shotgun sequence:
TTATTTCCTCTGAGTGCGTAGGTGACCATCTGGTTTATTAGGAAGCAGGGCTTTTGCGTAGAATGTATACACATCTGTAAACAAAACAGCAGTGACCCATACATATCTTTAATGCTCTCAGTCCACACAGCTGCCAGACCCACTGATTCCTGGCTCCAGaatcagagagtttggatgtgaccCTTGAATTCTTATATAGTCTGATCTATTGACAGACAagtaaactgagactcagagaggcccTGGCACATAACTGCCCCAAGGTCACTAAACAAGTGAGTGGCAGAGTGACTATTAGAAGTTTGTCCTTCCGAGAGCACAGCATTCCTGCCCTGCTTGGTGTATTTATCTGACGGAGTGCACAGGTTGTGGCACACTGAAagcagctttttgttttttagtttcattttgctATTGGTCTGATTGCACAGTAGGGGCTGGGAAGGGAGGAGCCATTGAGGGGATtgccccattcattcattcattcatttgttcattcacttaaCTAATTGGCACTGTGCTGGAGGCTGGAGGCACAATTCAGGGGAACAACTGCTCTCAGAGTTTTCAGCAGTAGGCAGAGTGAAGGGAGTGCAGACCGCAGCGCGAGAATCACACAAGTTCATACAGACTAGAGACAGGCACAGAGGGTGCCCAGAAGGCAGAGGACAGGATGTATACCGGCACATTCCACTAGCATCCTGACTGAGCATGGGGGTCAGGACCGCTCCCCAGAGGAAGTGACGTTTGAGCTGAGCTATGAAGACATTTCCACAGGAGTTTACAGTAAGTGCTGCAAGGACAGCCTGGcccccacccacctcctcactaaACTGCCCACTGCACCTCCCAGCATTCCCTAAGCCCACCAGGAACCTTCCAGTAACCTGTGTGACCCCTCTGTTGACTCACGTTGAGTGTTCCCAGGATGATGATCTAAGACCGTTACACAGCGGCTGAGACACATGACAGCGGGAAAGCAGGAAGTGCCTCCCCAGAGAGGAATTTGGAcaccatccccactcctcccccagCATCCACTGGGGAAGAAAGTTCTGTGGAGTTTTCCCTTCTGAGTGCTCCAGGACGATGCCAACTTTCCAGATGGCTGCTTCCTCCTGAGGCTGGAAGTCAATTCCTTCCCATTTCCTTGCCTAGCAAACACTTCCCCCACACCCCCAGGCCAAGGCAATACCCACCTCACTGACCCACCTCCTCCCAGGCTGGGCTgggtctcctctctgctccccctGCACCTGAGTTCACCCTTCATCCTGGCCGTGACCCTGGGATCACTTTTCTCTCATCACCTGTGGAGTCGGCCCCGTGATTATGACCTTCCTGTGCACAAGGCTTCTTGAGCCCTCATCTCACCCTTGGGTGATGCCCTTCCTAAGACTGTATCCAGCTTCTGCTGGGGCCTCTAATTAGAATCGCTAGGCTCTGCCACACACAAGCTCTGGGACCTTGGgctagttacttaacctctctggtctccatttcctcctcagagtccctaggtggtgcaaacagctaagtgtTCCGCAGCcatctgaaaggttggaagttcaagtccactcaggcacctcagaagaaaggcctggcgatctacttgtgaaaaaatcagccattggaaaggCTCTGGAGCCTAGTCCTGCTCTGACACGTATGGGGCCGCCTCCAGGAGGAGTGGACTCTATGGCACCTGGCCTAGAATGAGAGTAATGGATAGTCATTACCTCACTGGGTTATTACAGGATTAAATGAGAACTAAGACATAAAGAGCTTACTACAGCCCTGTCACACACTAAAGCACTCAGTATACAATGGCTAAGAAATAAATAACTAGTCCAAGGGTTTAATATGAGGTGACATAATTattcaagagccctggtggcacaatggttaagtgctcagctgctaaccgaaaggttggcagttcaaacccactcagcagctacATGGGAGACACCTGGCAATCTgacccagtaaagattacagctagaaaaccctatggggcagctctactctgtctcacggggttgctatgagtggaaaattgactcgatggcacctgacaacaacaacacaattatTAAGCCCTGACTGTACAGAGGTTTTTGTAACCTGCCCCCACCTTCGACCAATCGTCCCCGCCTCCCCACTTCTTTTTGAGCAGGATGCCAAGGCTCCGCCGgaacaaagaacaaatctgtcttggaagaagtgcagccagaatgctccttaagaagcgaagatggcgagacttgtctcaCTTTGGGCATTTTATCAGGGCGAAACTGTCTCTAGAGAAGGTCATCCCtcacagagggtcagagaaaaaaaaaggaagaccccctcaacgagatggattgacacagtggctggctgcaacaatgggctcaaagatagcaaagatggtgaggatggccccggacagggcagtgtttcgttccgttgcacatggggtcgctataagttggaaccgactccaccgcacctaaaaacagcaactagCCACACAGGTGCAAGCAAAGGGCACGTGGGAGGGAAGCTGCGCACACAGCGGAGGGCAGGGTGCAGGGCGCAGGGCGCTTGGCCCACGGCCTGGGCGCCCCGGCACGCCGTGTTCCTTGTCTGCAGCCAGTCCCTCCCACGCCCAGGGGCACCGCGCGAACTTAGCGCAGTTCTAGGAACTCGTTCCCTGCGGCCCGTGTGCACAGCCGCTGCGCTCGGCCCGCTGCTGCGCGCGGCGCTCGGGGCGACTCAGCTCTGGGCGTGTGCGGGCTGGCCCAGGGAAGGCGGATATTTTGCACTCCGCCCGGCTCCTTCCCGCTATAAAAGCAGCCCGCTGCATGCTCGGCTCCAGCACGCCTTCTACAAGCCTTTAGCATTACTTGTCCAGTTGTCCCCGGACTCCAGCCACCACTTCGACTTGCCATGGACTCCAACTGCTCCTGCGCTACCGGTAAGGATGCCTGGTCCCGGGATGGGGACGACCTATTTGGACTGTAGTTAGAGAAGCAATTTTTGACCCCTGCCCGTTCAATTTCAGGGTAATAATTGCCTCTTCCCAAATGGTCTTGCTgtacatttctctttttattctagGTTATTCTGACCCTTGTTTTCCCGATAAAGAGACTAGAGTTTATGCTTTGCCCAAGTTCCCGCGAAATAACTGTGGAGCTGGGGCTCGAACGCGGGTTCCTAGCACCCAGCCTAGCATTTAGGGCTCCACGGACCGTTCTCATCTCTTTCTCTTTGCAGGAGGTTCCTGCGCCTGCCCCGGCTCCTGCAAATGCAAAGAGTGCAAATGCACTTCCTGCAGAAAGAGTAAGTGGAGGCCCCCTGTTCCCCTACCCATCCCCAGCCCGCTACTCCTGCTTGGGGggatttcaaagtgggatgcgggaGAGAGGGAGGCGTCCCCTCCTACGGAAAGGTGACGCCGCCACAGTGCCCCTTGTTGGGAAGTAAGGCAATCCCCATTTCTACTGTCAAGTGCTCATTTCtgccccttcctttcccttccccaggctgctgctcctgctgcccCGTGGGCTGTGCCAAGTGTGCCCAGGGCTGCATCTGCAAAGGGGCATCAGACAAGTGCAGCTGCTGCGCCTGATGTGCGAGAGCCCCGCCCAGATGTAAATAGAGCAACCTGTACAAAgctggagttttgttttgtttttcatacaaCCCTGGCCCATTTGTTACTTTCCTTTTTCTACGAGATATatgaatgataataataaaagttGATGACTTTATTCTGGCGCTGGTTTCTTTTGTGTGGGTTGGAAACAAAGGCATGCTGTGATCAGCATGGCTGGGTGTGAGACCGGCCTGGGGAGTTCAGAGGTCTGGGTTCTGGACACAAATATCAGCCCCTACCAAACTGgctacctctctgggcctccgtttcttcagctgtaaaatgagaaGAGCATTGTGCCAGGTGGTGTAAGGGTGTGGAGCTGACACAGCCTCCCTCTGTTCTCATGTTGAGTATCAATGGCATGGAGGCTGACATGAATTTCTCGTTTTTATCCTCTGGGGATTCCTTGCCTGATGTCTGTCACCAGATGTTGGGCTTCAAAGGGTCTCTCATAGGCGGTGGAATCCAACTCCCCACTGGCTTGAATCCCCACACTTCAGAGAGCTTCTCAAACACCCTGTGCAGAAGGACCAGCCAGTATTTCCTACCTGTGGCAGACCTAAAAGtgagtaaaataaaaatgaattactaAGAAAATGATGTAAATGAACAACCCAAAATATGAACCCACTTTTTTACATTAAACAGTAAAACTTGAATAAATTTAGGATGAACAAAATAGGATCATAAATAGCAAAAGGATTATAAAACCTGCATGTGGGCATGGTAAACCAGAGACAGTTTGCGGATGGCCCCAATGTGGGGGGCACACACCCCTTGACTAGCACTGCCGCAGACATCCCCACAGGGGACCATCAGTCTCGGCTTCCCCAGTGCCACAGGCAGGTCACTCAACCCCCTGTTCTGGGCTGACTCCAAATCTTTGGAAGTTCCTTATGCTGAAATCTCCCCTCCTTCGAATTCCAGCCCTTGGCTAGTTCAAGCCAGCAAAGTGGCTAGGGATTTGGAGGGAATTGCCCTGTTATTTCCCAGCAAGATGGAGTGTGAGTGAGAATTGGATCCAAAGGAAGTAGTTCGTGTCTGCCTGTGCAGGAATGATGGAGGATTCTGCGGTGGGGAGTGCGCGGTGGTGGCTATTAGGCAGGAGTAAAGCGCCCAGGGTGACTGGTAATTAATGCTAACAGTCAGTCCCTCTGGCTATTTGTTAAGGAAACTGCTATTTGATGTTCAATCAAGGAAGAAGGTGAGTCATGTGGCCCAGTTTCAGGACCACAGTTGCCCACTGAGTTCCTGTGTGACGAGGGGATTTCAGAAACCAACATGCACCAAGTGCATGAGTTTTGGTCTCAGGGCCCCAGTTGCACAGCCCATCTCACCACTTACCTGCTGTTCAACCTGGACAAGCCCCTCAACCttgctgagcctccatttcctcatttgtggAATGCAGATCATATTTCCACATAAGGATTAAGTGAGTTAGTGGCCTGACTCCTGGTTAGACCTTAATAAACAGTGGCTATTATGATCATTTTGTCCACATTGACTTTGATGGAGAGAATCTTCTTAAATCCCACCAAGCTTCTGGGGAAAGTCCCCTCTGGAGGCATTGCTCTGGGCTGGAACCCAGTGTAGAAGTAGAGCCTTGCCGATCCTGCACCCAGAGGAGTGTGGATGACCTCCTGCACAAACCCTCCCAGAGAAGATGCTTCTCAACACTTAGACAGACAGGCTTTTCCACCCTTCGTGTCATTTACCCTCATACAACCCAGTGAGAATGCAGGGGTTGGAATGATTGTGATGTTGTCCAGAGAGACTGAGCAgcctgcctgaggtcacacagctcagaAGTCAGAGATGAGTCTATGCTACAGCTGGCTTCATGCCCTGGCCACACCAGAGCATGCTGTTGCTGGATGCAACATCTTCTCTCTCATAGTTGGGGCCTTTGGAAATGGTCCAGTTCTGATGCTGGCTTGACAGATGGGAAAAGGAAGTCCAGAGAGGTCACACGGCCACGCAGACAGACCCTGACCCCCAGCTCAGTGCTTTTTCCGCTAGGCCTCTGTGCCAGGTTTTCAGTGTCCTGGTTGTTCACAGGAAGTGGTAGTAGGGTGATGGGTGAGGGTATGACGCTGTGGTCAGCCTGCATAAGGGCAAATCCCACCTCTGTTACCTACAGGTTGTGAAACCTAACTCTCTGAGGCTCAGTCTCCTCCACTGTATAAAATAGTGTCTGGATCATAGGACTAAATGAATTAATGCATGCAAAGAACTTGGAATAGTGCCTAGCACGTGGTGAGTGCTCTATAAACATGAGTTACTATTGTACTACATCATCAATGCCCTAGTGGACATTTCTCTACCTCCAGGCAACTAAGCCTGGCCTGGTGTGCCTAGTGGTGTGTCATTGCCACCATGTTCTACTGAACATTTTTCCTTTCAATTATTcatattttcttaaatatatttt
This window harbors:
- the LOC126065006 gene encoding metallothionein-2, translated to MDSNCSCATGGSCACPGSCKCKECKCTSCRKSCCSCCPVGCAKCAQGCICKGASDKCSCCA